Genomic segment of Candidatus Omnitrophota bacterium:
GAGCGATATGAAAAGAATAAGGGGTTTTGCTACAGGTATAGGAAGTCTTCCGCACAAGGACCCGAGCGCGGCGGTCGATCTGGTGTTAAAGTGCCTTCCGGAGATCCCGTTCTGGCCACAGTTGCCAAAACGCAGCGTGAAAGAAGGGATGGTCGCGCAGTTCAGCGAGAATATGCCCTGCCTCAAAGTCACCCCGGATGGTTTGATGTTCGATCCGCGCCAGTATGATAAAGAGATGGAAAGCTTCTATGAGCGGATCATTGCCAATGACGTGGATCATTTTAAGATCAGCGAGGATTTTGCCCCGGGTTTTTACGAATTATGCCGCAGGCTGAAGAATAGCGATCTGGGGAGGGTAGAATTAATTAAATGCCAGATCACCGGCCCGTTCACTTTCGCCGGGAGCGTTAATTCTCCCGACGGTAAAGCCATGATCTCCGATCCTGTCTATATGCAGGCGGTTATCAAGGGGCTGATGATGAAAGGCCTATGGCAGATCGATAAATTAAAGGGATTCGGAAAAAAGATAATTATCTTTCTGGATGAGCCTTACCTGGCTTGTTTCGGTTCGGCCTTCAGCCCTTTGAGCAGAGAGGGCGTGGTCAGGGACCTGTCGGAATTGACCCGGGCATTTCAGTCCGCAGGGGCGTTGGCCGGGGTACATTGCTGCGGCAACACCGATTGGTCTATATTTACCGACGATGCGGGAATGGATTTGATCAATTTCGATGCCTATGGCTTCTGGGATAAACTGGAGATCTATAGCGCTAATCTTAAGGCGTACCTTAGTAAAGGCGGGTTGCTTTGCTGTGGTATAGTCCCGACCCGGGAATTCGGACCGGATATCAGCCTTGAACTGCTTTTGGGGAAGATTGAAGCCGGGATCAGCGGTTTGATCAAGAAAGGCTTGGACCGTGACCTTATCCTGGATAATCTTCTGGTCAGCCCGAGCTGCGGCCTGGGGACCCTGGATGTTGAAAAAGCCGAACAGATCCTAAGCCTCTTAAAACTGCTTTCTTCGCGTTTGCGAAAATACTGATAAACCGTTCTTAAGTTGTCCGATGAAGAAAACATCCAATAGCCTCGGATCGCGATCCCTCCCCAAAGGCGGTATCCTGGCTGGTATTGCCATTCTTTCCCTGCTGATCAGGCTTATATATATATGGCAACTGAAGGCCACGCCTCTTTTTAATTTTTTTGCCGGCGACTCGAGATTTTACGATCTCTTTGCCATGAAGATAGTCGAAGGAAACTTCCTATATAAAGATTCGGTTTGTCTTAATCCCCTATACCCGTTATTCTTATCCGCGGTTTATTTTATTTTCGGCCACAGCATTGTTGCGGCGGTTTTTCTTCAGGCCATACTGGATTCTTTGACATGTTTATTGTTGTATTTCCTGAGCGTCAGGGTATTCAAGAACGAAATCCTGGGCCTGGCGACAGCGTTCATCTACGCCGGTTACGCGATGGCGGTATTCTATACGGGGTTCCTCCTGGATGTCACGCTCGTTGTTTTTCTGAACGTTTTATTCGTTCTGCTCGTCCTGCGGGCGCAGGATAAAAAAAAGCCGTTGGCCTGGGTATTTGCCGGCGTTGTCCTGGGCCTGGCCGCGGTATTAAAAGCAAGCATTTTATTATTCGTGCCTCTGCTTATGTTTTGGCTTTTGTATATTAACGGGACCAGGGCCATTATCCGGGATATTGCTCTGCCGCTCGGGCTTATTATTATATGCGTATCCGCGGTGCTATTCCCTTTTGCAGTGAAGAACTATTTGATCGAAAAGAATTTTTCGCCGTTCCCCGCGCAAGGGGGGCTGAATTTTTTTATCGGGAATAATCCTTTTGCCCGCGGGACATATACCCCTTTTTACGGAATACCGGACTCTCCGGTAGACCAGGTAAAAGCTTATGCCCGTATTGCCGAAGCGGACAAGGATGGTGGCCCGCAAAAGGAAATTCCCCAAGGTAACTCCGTGATCGCTAAAAATGCTTCCCGGTGCGGGTTCAACAAATGGCTGCATTTCGCGGTGAACAAAAAGTCCCGGTATTGGCTTAAGAAAGGGCTGTATTTCGCGGTGAACAATAAATCCCGGTATTGGCTTAAGAAAGGGCTGTTTTTCGCGGTGAACAATAAATCTCGGTATTTTCGCTTATGCCTTAAAAAACTGGCTCTTTTTTTTAACGAGGAAGAAATTCACCTGAACGTCAATTATTATTTTTGTAAAAGATTCATCCCGGCGTTGAACTATCCTTTATTCTCATTCGGCATCCTGGCGCCGTTCGCCGTGGCCGGGTCTGTTCTTGCCGTGCGTAAAAAAGTGCGCAATGCCTACGCGGTAATTTTGTTTGTTTGCGGCCACGTGGTTTTTCTGTGCCTTTACTATATGGCGGCGCGATACCGGATGCCTGCTGTTCCTTTTATGATCGTATTAGGCGCTTATGGCGCCTTCGGTTATGCGAGGCTTTTCAAGCGCGAACGATTGAAGGAGTTGTTTTTATTCTCTTTATTGCTGGGTGGATTGTTCCTGTTGGCCTATAAACCGACATTCCCCGTAAACTCCAGGAATGATTTCGCGGTTTCCTATAATAATCTGGGCAACGCGTATATCCGGGAAAATAAAAACGATCAGGCGTCCAGGGAATACCTTAATGCTATCCGGGCAAATCCGGGGTATGCCCAGGCGCATTATAACCTCGGCAATGTTTATTACCTGAAAGATATGTTCCAAGAGGCCGCGGCTGAATACCGGGAGACCATAAAGCTGGATCCGGCAAACGGACAGGCGCATAATAACCTGGCGGTATATTACTTTTATGTCGAGAAAGACGTAAAGCAAGCCCGGGACCACGCCAATGAAGCGCTTAAGTATTACGCTACGGTCAACCCTGAGTTTTTGCAGGAGTTGTTCAATGCCCGGGGCAATAAAAATGAGGGGGGAGGGCCCTGAGCGCGTATCCCGGTTTCCCGGGATAATGACAAGAAACTATTTGACAAAATAACCTGAAAGTAATATTATAAAGCCTGTTTTCGGACCCCCTCGCAATTCGCCGGGGTTAAATCCTCTCCGCTTAAGGCGGATCAAATCTAAGGAGCTTAACCGATGAAAGAAATACGAATCCATGCCCGCGCCGGACAAGGGGCGATCACCACGGCGTCTATATTGGGCAATGCATATTTTCTTAAAGGGATGTATCCTTACGCCTTTCCGCATTTCGGGGCGGCCAGGATGGGCGCGCCGATGAACGCCTTTGTCCGCGTGGACGATAAGCCCGTGCGGCTGAGAAGCCAGATCTATGAGCCGAATTATCTAATTATAGTCGATGCCACGCTGATGCGCGGTTTCAACTGTTTCTCCGGCCTGAAAGAGGACGGCATAGCTATTGTCAGCGCCAGGGAAGGGATAGAGGTCCCCAAGGTAAAAACCAAGCAAAAAGCGTATGTTATCCCGGCCAACGATATAGCGATGAAGACCATCGGCCGGCCTTTGGGAAACACCGCGTTGCTCGGCGGGTTCTGCGCCGCTACCGGTGAATTGGAGCTGGATTCGTTATTCGCGGCCATAAAGAAGAGATTCTCCGGAAAAGCTGTTGACGCCAATGTCGAAGCGATCAAACAGGGGTATG
This window contains:
- a CDS encoding methionine synthase is translated as MKRIRGFATGIGSLPHKDPSAAVDLVLKCLPEIPFWPQLPKRSVKEGMVAQFSENMPCLKVTPDGLMFDPRQYDKEMESFYERIIANDVDHFKISEDFAPGFYELCRRLKNSDLGRVELIKCQITGPFTFAGSVNSPDGKAMISDPVYMQAVIKGLMMKGLWQIDKLKGFGKKIIIFLDEPYLACFGSAFSPLSREGVVRDLSELTRAFQSAGALAGVHCCGNTDWSIFTDDAGMDLINFDAYGFWDKLEIYSANLKAYLSKGGLLCCGIVPTREFGPDISLELLLGKIEAGISGLIKKGLDRDLILDNLLVSPSCGLGTLDVEKAEQILSLLKLLSSRLRKY
- a CDS encoding glycosyltransferase family 39 protein, which produces MKKTSNSLGSRSLPKGGILAGIAILSLLIRLIYIWQLKATPLFNFFAGDSRFYDLFAMKIVEGNFLYKDSVCLNPLYPLFLSAVYFIFGHSIVAAVFLQAILDSLTCLLLYFLSVRVFKNEILGLATAFIYAGYAMAVFYTGFLLDVTLVVFLNVLFVLLVLRAQDKKKPLAWVFAGVVLGLAAVLKASILLFVPLLMFWLLYINGTRAIIRDIALPLGLIIICVSAVLFPFAVKNYLIEKNFSPFPAQGGLNFFIGNNPFARGTYTPFYGIPDSPVDQVKAYARIAEADKDGGPQKEIPQGNSVIAKNASRCGFNKWLHFAVNKKSRYWLKKGLYFAVNNKSRYWLKKGLFFAVNNKSRYFRLCLKKLALFFNEEEIHLNVNYYFCKRFIPALNYPLFSFGILAPFAVAGSVLAVRKKVRNAYAVILFVCGHVVFLCLYYMAARYRMPAVPFMIVLGAYGAFGYARLFKRERLKELFLFSLLLGGLFLLAYKPTFPVNSRNDFAVSYNNLGNAYIRENKNDQASREYLNAIRANPGYAQAHYNLGNVYYLKDMFQEAAAEYRETIKLDPANGQAHNNLAVYYFYVEKDVKQARDHANEALKYYATVNPEFLQELFNARGNKNEGGGP
- a CDS encoding 2-oxoacid:acceptor oxidoreductase family protein, which translates into the protein MKEIRIHARAGQGAITTASILGNAYFLKGMYPYAFPHFGAARMGAPMNAFVRVDDKPVRLRSQIYEPNYLIIVDATLMRGFNCFSGLKEDGIAIVSAREGIEVPKVKTKQKAYVIPANDIAMKTIGRPLGNTALLGGFCAATGELELDSLFAAIKKRFSGKAVDANVEAIKQGYDFVKNLMK